The Phragmitibacter flavus genome includes a window with the following:
- a CDS encoding type II secretion system protein encodes MAKWIFAITVLALVTASLLVPIVGRISEPGHLTKSINNCRQILLALQIYAADHDGRYPTGETANVAFRELFKNEILETEWIFGGRISPYQDDGRIGESPDFKHALEPGENHWAMTQGLSNAKELASIPAVFETPVKAEWPPKWNADAAETPVKGRSWKGGKIVIGLNDGSVALHDLTSSSGTSVGLAPAKGETQNLFEKAIHPIHFPIGKILDVE; translated from the coding sequence TTGGCCAAATGGATTTTCGCCATCACGGTTCTCGCGTTGGTCACAGCGTCGCTGCTCGTGCCCATCGTCGGACGCATTTCCGAACCCGGGCATCTGACCAAAAGCATCAATAACTGCCGCCAGATACTCCTTGCCCTGCAAATATACGCTGCAGATCACGATGGCCGCTATCCAACCGGGGAAACCGCCAACGTAGCTTTCCGCGAGCTTTTCAAAAACGAAATTTTAGAGACCGAGTGGATCTTCGGCGGACGCATCAGCCCTTATCAAGATGATGGCCGCATCGGCGAATCCCCCGATTTCAAACATGCCCTCGAACCCGGCGAAAACCATTGGGCCATGACTCAAGGCTTAAGTAATGCAAAGGAACTCGCTTCCATTCCCGCCGTCTTTGAAACACCCGTTAAAGCCGAATGGCCCCCAAAATGGAACGCCGATGCTGCCGAAACGCCCGTCAAAGGTCGCAGTTGGAAGGGCGGCAAAATTGTCATTGGCCTCAACGACGGCAGCGTCGCTCTCCACGATTTAACCTCCTCATCCGGGACCTCCGTCGGTCTCGCCCCGGCAAAAGGTGAAACCCAAAACCTCTTCGAAAAAGCCATCCATCCCATCCACTTCCCCATCGGCAAGATCTTGGACGTCGAGTAA
- a CDS encoding DUF1501 domain-containing protein: MQACRDFQNTRLLSRRSILRAGGMGLFGMTLPRMIFAEEAARNPKLIAKAKNVIFLFQWGGPSHLETFDMKPDAPSGIRGFHNPMSSSADGIQVSSLLPKTSKVMDKVTLIRSLHHKMKNHNSAGYYALTGHAPPSDDQRLKDTPDLFPAYTGVVDRMLPSRSEVPSSVHLPYVVSDGTQTPGQFASFLGKPHDPFLVTQDPNDPKFALPELSLPEGVSYERLSARRELQQMIDSQSRLMEHSAAAKGLDGYYEKALSMLNSTQLREAFDLSKESDKTRDAYGRTTYGQSCLLARRLVEAGVKFVTVTFDPTIGGQSITNGGWDTHGFNDTRMFPIIEQRHLPITEQTLPTLLTDLDERGLLDETLVVWVGEFGRTPRINKSISRDHWPFCYTALLAGGGTKRGFVHGASDKNGEHPAENPVTPDDLAATMYHLMGVDPHTEVHDAANRPVPLSYGNVINNVIA, from the coding sequence ATGCAAGCCTGCCGCGATTTCCAAAACACCCGGCTCCTCTCCCGCCGCTCCATCCTGCGAGCCGGTGGCATGGGCCTGTTTGGCATGACCCTGCCGCGCATGATCTTCGCCGAGGAAGCCGCCCGCAATCCCAAGCTCATCGCCAAGGCCAAAAACGTCATCTTCCTGTTTCAATGGGGCGGCCCCAGCCATCTGGAAACGTTCGACATGAAACCCGATGCCCCCAGCGGCATCCGTGGCTTTCACAACCCCATGAGCAGCAGCGCCGACGGCATCCAGGTCAGCTCTTTGCTCCCCAAAACGTCCAAGGTGATGGACAAAGTCACGCTCATCCGCAGCCTCCATCACAAGATGAAGAACCACAACTCGGCTGGCTACTACGCCCTCACCGGACACGCCCCGCCGAGCGACGACCAACGCCTCAAAGACACGCCCGATCTCTTTCCCGCCTACACCGGCGTCGTCGACCGCATGCTGCCTTCCCGCAGCGAAGTCCCCAGCAGCGTCCACCTTCCTTACGTCGTCAGCGACGGCACCCAAACCCCCGGTCAGTTTGCCAGCTTCCTCGGCAAACCGCACGATCCCTTTCTCGTCACCCAGGATCCCAACGACCCCAAATTCGCCCTGCCCGAACTCAGCCTGCCTGAAGGCGTCAGTTACGAACGACTCTCCGCCCGCCGCGAACTGCAACAGATGATCGACTCCCAAAGTCGACTCATGGAGCACTCCGCCGCTGCGAAAGGACTCGACGGATATTACGAAAAAGCACTCTCCATGCTCAACAGCACCCAGCTGCGCGAAGCCTTCGACCTCTCCAAAGAATCCGACAAAACCCGCGACGCCTACGGTCGCACCACCTACGGCCAAAGCTGCCTGCTCGCGCGTCGTCTCGTCGAAGCCGGCGTCAAATTCGTCACCGTCACCTTCGATCCCACCATCGGTGGCCAGAGCATCACCAACGGCGGTTGGGACACCCACGGCTTCAACGACACGCGCATGTTCCCCATCATCGAACAGCGCCATCTGCCCATCACCGAGCAAACCCTGCCCACGCTGCTCACCGATCTCGATGAACGCGGACTTCTCGACGAAACCCTCGTCGTCTGGGTCGGTGAATTCGGCCGCACCCCGCGCATCAACAAATCCATCAGCCGCGACCACTGGCCCTTCTGCTACACCGCCCTCCTCGCCGGCGGCGGCACCAAACGCGGTTTTGTTCACGGTGCTTCCGACAAAAACGGCGAACATCCCGCCGAAAACCCCGTCACTCCCGACGACCTCGCCGCCACCATGTATCATCTGATGGGCGTCGATCCCCACACCGAAGTCCACGACGCCGCCAACCGCCCCGTCCCCCTCAGCTACGGCAACGTCATCAACAACGTCATCGCCTAA
- a CDS encoding PEP-CTERM sorting domain-containing protein (PEP-CTERM proteins occur, often in large numbers, in the proteomes of bacteria that also encode an exosortase, a predicted intramembrane cysteine proteinase. The presence of a PEP-CTERM domain at a protein's C-terminus predicts cleavage within the sorting domain, followed by covalent anchoring to some some component of the (usually Gram-negative) cell surface. Many PEP-CTERM proteins exhibit an unusual sequence composition that includes large numbers of potential glycosylation sites. Expression of one such protein has been shown restore the ability of a bacterium to form floc, a type of biofilm.), which yields MKRLKQYLLTMAGVTVLSSGSLMAQYLVGGTDFVFISSDAILSTDVAYQPWNSLANFGDGSNANTSGAVILADGNDSWNFDFTVPAPEITAIELWTRVGALTDNGMQDFSVSFFDGNDLLMGTETGSAALTASWQTFATSQSYVGAASFVVNFTSNFGQSTAAEVNELRFATPTAVPEPSGALMVGLAGVVLLLRRSRRALAA from the coding sequence ATGAAAAGACTTAAGCAATACTTATTGACGATGGCTGGAGTGACGGTGCTCTCAAGCGGCAGTTTGATGGCGCAATACTTGGTCGGAGGGACAGATTTTGTGTTTATCTCTTCGGATGCGATTTTGAGCACGGATGTGGCCTATCAGCCTTGGAATTCGTTGGCGAATTTTGGCGATGGATCGAACGCCAACACGTCCGGTGCGGTGATTCTCGCTGATGGCAACGACAGCTGGAATTTCGACTTTACGGTTCCGGCGCCGGAGATCACGGCGATTGAATTGTGGACGAGGGTTGGCGCGCTGACCGACAATGGCATGCAAGATTTCTCGGTATCATTTTTTGACGGCAATGATTTGTTGATGGGAACGGAGACGGGAAGTGCGGCGCTGACGGCTAGCTGGCAGACTTTCGCCACCAGCCAGAGTTATGTTGGGGCGGCCAGTTTTGTGGTGAATTTCACTTCGAATTTTGGACAGTCTACGGCGGCAGAAGTGAACGAGCTGCGCTTTGCAACGCCTACTGCGGTGCCGGAGCCATCCGGGGCTTTGATGGTGGGGTTGGCTGGTGTGGTCTTGTTGCTGCGCAGAAGCAGGCGCGCCCTGGCGGCGTGA
- a CDS encoding vWA domain-containing protein, translated as MKIQSLSASLLAILAFASSASSATPGLQMTTELAHPRLPADKKMTAYLKVGLLGDEPPASKKRPPVNVAIVIDKSSSMAGDRIRDAREAAKQAIDLLSPEDIVSVVAYDSTVKTISSAAPLKDPAAVKAAIDKIQAGGMTALFAGVSKASEELRKHKNPDQVSRIILLSDGMANVGPATTEELGRLGVALAKENVSVSTLGLGLGYNEDLMTELALRSDGNHTFIQDSAALATVFQSEFGDLLSIVAQRLQVRIQCAEGIRPVRVLGLEADIENQTVTLNLNQLYAQQQRAILLEVEVPAGAKDTDADVASVTVSYIENATGKEQQISNRSVARRVSDAALVVASLNKSVMEDVAILIATEKEALAVKLNDEGRHAEAMKAYTDAAVWTAQQGKDLQSEKLNLLNTSQIQRQELFKEGGASANQARKMSKEADVKNRIGKSLSR; from the coding sequence ATGAAAATCCAAAGCCTATCTGCCAGTCTCCTCGCCATCCTTGCCTTCGCCAGCTCCGCTTCCTCCGCGACTCCCGGCCTGCAAATGACCACGGAACTCGCCCATCCGCGACTCCCTGCCGACAAAAAAATGACCGCCTACCTTAAGGTTGGCCTGCTCGGTGACGAACCCCCCGCCTCCAAAAAACGCCCGCCTGTCAACGTCGCCATCGTCATCGACAAATCCAGCTCCATGGCCGGCGACCGCATCCGCGATGCTCGCGAAGCCGCCAAACAAGCCATCGACCTGCTCTCCCCTGAAGACATCGTCTCCGTCGTCGCTTATGACAGCACCGTCAAAACCATCTCCAGCGCCGCCCCGCTCAAGGACCCTGCCGCCGTCAAAGCCGCCATCGATAAAATTCAGGCCGGCGGCATGACCGCCCTTTTCGCCGGCGTCAGCAAAGCCTCTGAGGAACTGCGCAAACACAAAAACCCCGATCAAGTCAGCCGCATCATCCTGCTCTCCGACGGCATGGCTAACGTCGGCCCCGCCACCACCGAAGAACTCGGCCGGCTCGGCGTCGCCCTCGCCAAGGAAAACGTCAGCGTCAGCACCCTCGGACTCGGACTCGGTTACAACGAAGACCTCATGACCGAACTCGCCCTGCGCAGCGATGGCAACCACACCTTCATCCAAGACAGCGCCGCCCTCGCCACCGTCTTCCAAAGTGAATTTGGCGACCTCCTCTCCATCGTTGCCCAACGCCTCCAAGTTCGCATCCAATGCGCCGAAGGCATCCGCCCCGTCCGTGTGCTCGGCCTCGAAGCCGACATCGAAAATCAAACCGTCACCCTCAACCTCAACCAGCTCTACGCCCAACAACAACGCGCCATCCTCCTCGAAGTCGAAGTCCCCGCCGGTGCCAAAGACACCGATGCCGATGTCGCCAGCGTCACCGTCTCCTACATCGAAAACGCCACCGGCAAAGAACAGCAAATCTCCAATCGCAGCGTCGCCCGTCGCGTCAGCGATGCCGCCCTCGTCGTCGCCAGCCTCAACAAAAGTGTCATGGAAGACGTCGCCATCCTCATCGCCACCGAGAAGGAAGCCCTCGCCGTCAAACTCAACGACGAAGGCCGCCACGCCGAAGCCATGAAAGCCTACACCGACGCCGCCGTATGGACCGCCCAACAAGGCAAAGACCTCCAGTCCGAAAAACTCAACCTTCTCAATACCAGCCAGATCCAACGCCAGGAACTCTTCAAAGAAGGCGGAGCCAGCGCCAACCAAGCCCGCAAAATGTCCAAAGAAGCCGACGTCAAAAACCGCATCGGCAAATCCCTGTCTAGATAG
- a CDS encoding sensor histidine kinase → MPVRATLLFLLLVAAPLLLIVWLGGMLLRQQNEHTQRTFLTISRERLLNHQRLIEEEIRRLEGAFDTLLLETPSTSEALRELPREQPLIRHAFLLDSNNQLLFPPSASADPNSEASAFLRRTESVWETGLKPSAALNEAEAGSNVISPQRADTSSNSSWTILKQTTRGPAITPSRNQGKPAAAISTNVSSGWHLWFHGNGPRLLFWQEKSNRQIVGLELEMPALISLLINRLSDPTLTPVAGLMRLLAANGRSVLHQWGNGNGDTNTALPSIAEIPCTAPLNMWRLDYLPDPDETPRMEALPILLGSGGACLALITVAILFHRDSTREMREARRRVSFVNQVSHELKTPLTNIRLYTELAQQQAEQTNDPDINRHLQVVEAETSRLSRLIHNVLTFARQQRDQLTVHPKPTLLDPIVQRVVETWRPTLESKGFTVQLETNAPQTGNLDPDAIEQILGNLLSNVEKYAADGQHVLIRTQQDSTHLHLIVEDRGPGIPAAQLDSIFAPFVRARNDLTEGVSGTGIGLTISRQLAHLHHGTLTATNLHPGTRFTLTLPAVDLR, encoded by the coding sequence ATGCCCGTCCGCGCCACCCTGCTTTTTCTCTTGCTGGTCGCCGCCCCGCTCCTGCTCATCGTCTGGCTCGGCGGCATGCTGCTTCGTCAACAAAACGAACACACCCAGCGCACCTTCCTCACCATCAGCCGGGAACGCCTGCTTAATCACCAACGACTCATCGAAGAAGAAATCCGCCGTCTTGAAGGCGCCTTTGACACCCTCCTCCTCGAAACCCCTTCGACCTCTGAAGCCCTGCGCGAACTCCCCCGCGAGCAGCCCCTCATCCGCCACGCTTTCCTTCTCGACTCCAACAACCAACTGCTCTTCCCCCCCAGCGCATCCGCCGATCCCAACAGCGAAGCCTCCGCCTTCCTGCGCCGCACCGAATCCGTCTGGGAAACCGGCCTCAAACCTTCCGCCGCGCTGAACGAAGCCGAAGCCGGCTCCAACGTCATCTCTCCCCAGCGTGCCGACACCAGCTCCAATTCCAGTTGGACCATCCTCAAACAAACCACTCGCGGCCCCGCCATCACCCCTTCACGCAACCAAGGCAAACCTGCCGCAGCCATTTCCACCAACGTCAGCAGCGGCTGGCACCTGTGGTTCCACGGCAACGGACCACGCCTGCTCTTCTGGCAGGAAAAATCCAATCGTCAGATCGTCGGCCTCGAACTCGAAATGCCCGCGCTGATCTCCCTCCTCATCAACCGCCTCTCCGATCCCACCCTTACCCCCGTCGCCGGCCTCATGCGCCTGCTCGCTGCCAACGGCCGCAGCGTCCTCCACCAATGGGGCAACGGCAACGGCGACACCAACACCGCCCTCCCATCCATCGCTGAAATCCCCTGCACCGCCCCCCTCAACATGTGGCGGCTCGACTACCTTCCCGACCCCGACGAAACCCCGCGCATGGAAGCCCTCCCCATCCTGCTCGGCAGCGGCGGCGCCTGCCTCGCCCTCATCACCGTCGCCATTCTTTTCCATCGCGACAGCACCCGCGAAATGCGCGAAGCCCGACGCCGCGTTTCCTTCGTCAATCAGGTCTCCCACGAACTCAAAACCCCCCTCACCAACATCCGTCTCTACACCGAGCTCGCCCAGCAACAAGCCGAACAGACCAACGACCCCGACATCAACCGCCACCTCCAAGTCGTCGAAGCCGAAACCTCCCGCCTCAGCCGCCTTATTCACAACGTCCTCACCTTCGCCCGTCAGCAACGCGACCAGCTCACCGTCCATCCCAAACCCACGCTTCTCGATCCCATCGTGCAACGCGTGGTCGAAACCTGGCGACCCACCCTCGAATCCAAAGGCTTCACCGTCCAACTCGAAACCAACGCCCCCCAAACCGGCAACCTCGACCCTGACGCCATCGAACAAATCCTCGGCAACCTTCTTTCCAACGTCGAAAAATACGCCGCTGACGGCCAGCACGTTCTCATCCGCACCCAACAGGACTCCACCCATCTCCATCTCATTGTTGAAGACCGCGGACCCGGCATTCCCGCCGCCCAGCTCGACTCCATCTTCGCCCCTTTCGTCCGCGCCCGCAACGACCTCACCGAAGGCGTCAGCGGCACCGGCATCGGCCTCACCATTTCCCGCCAGCTCGCCCACCTGCATCACGGCACCCTAACCGCCACCAACCTTCACCCCGGCACCCGCTTCACCCTCACGCTCCCAGCAGTCGACCTCAGATAA
- a CDS encoding response regulator transcription factor yields MKILIAEDDQHTRAALCEVLRGEGYTTIDAPDGRAALELFHQHQPDFICLDVMMPHLDGYEVCRQVRRKNAQVPVLFLTAKAEEIDKVLGLELGADDYMAKPFGVREILARIRAITRRTGLLQKIDGMEQPFTMEDLRIEPAELRAYRDTTEIPLSLREVKILRLLWQRRGKVVDRDTLTDEAWGADYFPESRAVDQQISQLRKRVEQDPAHPRLIRTIHGAGYRFE; encoded by the coding sequence ATGAAAATCCTCATCGCCGAAGACGACCAGCACACCCGCGCCGCCCTCTGCGAAGTCTTGCGTGGTGAAGGCTACACCACCATCGACGCCCCCGACGGTCGCGCCGCCCTTGAACTCTTCCATCAACACCAGCCCGACTTCATCTGCCTTGATGTCATGATGCCCCATCTCGACGGTTATGAAGTCTGCCGCCAGGTCCGACGCAAAAACGCCCAGGTCCCCGTCCTCTTCCTCACCGCCAAAGCCGAAGAAATCGATAAAGTCCTCGGCCTCGAACTCGGTGCCGACGACTACATGGCCAAACCCTTCGGCGTCCGCGAAATCCTCGCCCGCATTCGCGCCATTACCCGCCGCACCGGCCTCCTGCAAAAAATCGACGGCATGGAGCAGCCCTTCACCATGGAAGACCTCCGCATTGAACCCGCTGAACTGCGCGCGTATCGCGACACCACCGAAATCCCTCTCAGCCTGCGCGAAGTCAAAATCCTCCGACTTCTCTGGCAGCGACGCGGCAAAGTCGTTGATCGCGACACCCTCACCGACGAAGCCTGGGGCGCCGACTACTTTCCTGAAAGCCGCGCCGTCGACCAGCAAATCTCCCAACTCAGAAAACGCGTCGAACAAGACCCCGCCCACCCCCGCCTCATCCGCACCATTCATGGAGCAGGCTACCGGTTTGAGTGA
- a CDS encoding TIGR04255 family protein, which translates to MTFDAPLNGVFKDQILDKMPSMSENNLRLSSPPIVEAVVDIDCDMPVNFNLLTLEAEARSAFGDRYPIFQTQVVEQHQFEPNTDGPAKHRRIRQIQAFQFRQVDKNQLVQVRTQGFSFNRLAPYSNLDDYVMEIERTWSLFVDLTAPIQVKGIRLRYINRLNLPLRGGALETTDFLRISPQLPEQSNLEFSGFLHQHSAVEKGTGNQANIVLASQQIEGSALPMIFDIGVYHAEYGKIENWGWIVEQIMSLRSLKNRIFENTLTESCLNLYRNLG; encoded by the coding sequence ATGACTTTTGATGCCCCTCTGAATGGAGTTTTCAAAGATCAAATCTTAGATAAGATGCCGTCAATGAGCGAAAACAATCTAAGGCTTTCTTCCCCCCCTATTGTGGAAGCTGTCGTGGACATCGACTGTGATATGCCGGTCAATTTCAACCTTTTGACCCTGGAAGCAGAAGCGCGGTCGGCTTTCGGTGATCGTTACCCAATATTTCAGACGCAAGTTGTCGAACAGCATCAATTTGAACCCAATACCGATGGACCGGCCAAGCATCGCCGAATCCGGCAGATCCAGGCATTCCAATTCCGTCAAGTGGACAAGAACCAGCTCGTGCAGGTGCGAACACAAGGATTTTCATTTAATCGGCTGGCACCCTACTCAAACCTCGACGACTACGTGATGGAGATTGAAAGAACGTGGAGTTTGTTCGTTGACCTGACTGCTCCGATCCAAGTGAAAGGGATTCGACTTCGGTATATCAACCGGTTAAACCTACCTCTCCGGGGCGGAGCGTTGGAAACCACGGATTTCTTGAGGATCAGCCCCCAATTGCCTGAACAAAGCAATTTGGAATTTTCTGGTTTTTTGCATCAACACTCCGCTGTAGAAAAAGGCACTGGCAACCAGGCCAATATAGTGTTGGCGAGCCAACAAATAGAAGGAAGCGCGTTGCCAATGATTTTTGACATAGGCGTTTATCACGCAGAATATGGAAAAATTGAGAATTGGGGCTGGATTGTCGAACAGATTATGTCATTAAGGAGTCTGAAGAATCGTATTTTTGAGAACACTCTCACCGAATCATGTCTGAATCTGTATCGAAACTTGGGTTAG
- a CDS encoding formylglycine-generating enzyme family protein: MKTSLVLLILFCPLLNHAAERVFVGVDAGQQRIDNGPSITLRWCPPGEFTMGSPETEPGRDNYEKPHRVKLTHGFWLGETEVTQGQWQTVMGLTLKAQAQKMLDDETLYPQGGKMITLREGLKAIGGRKVLDSVTAAKSPNIPIYYVSWDDAMAFCAKLTEKERQAGRLPDGAIYTLPTEAQWEYACRADTTTATYAGPMRDRCWCLVKTTPLF; encoded by the coding sequence ATGAAAACGTCCCTGGTGCTACTCATCCTTTTCTGCCCGTTATTGAACCACGCAGCGGAAAGGGTTTTCGTCGGTGTCGATGCAGGACAACAACGCATCGACAACGGTCCGTCCATTACCCTGCGATGGTGTCCACCAGGAGAATTCACCATGGGCAGTCCCGAAACCGAACCGGGACGCGACAACTATGAAAAGCCTCATCGAGTGAAACTCACCCACGGCTTCTGGCTTGGCGAAACGGAGGTCACGCAAGGTCAATGGCAAACCGTGATGGGCCTTACCTTGAAAGCCCAAGCCCAAAAGATGCTCGATGATGAAACCCTTTATCCGCAGGGCGGCAAGATGATCACCCTGCGGGAAGGTTTGAAGGCCATCGGCGGACGCAAAGTGCTCGACAGTGTGACGGCCGCCAAATCTCCAAACATCCCCATCTATTACGTGAGTTGGGACGACGCGATGGCATTCTGTGCGAAACTCACGGAAAAAGAACGTCAGGCCGGACGCCTGCCAGACGGTGCCATCTACACCCTTCCCACCGAAGCCCAATGGGAATACGCCTGCCGCGCCGACACCACCACCGCCACCTATGCGGGACCTATGCGGGACCGATGTTGGTGCTTGGTGAAAACAACGCCCCTGTTCTGA
- a CDS encoding formylglycine-generating enzyme family protein yields the protein MLVLGENNAPVLNDIAWYGGNSSVGYKGAGWTTPKWPNQAYPGKVAGPRRIGQKKANAWGLKDMLGNLYEWTLNFTYDYPDGELVIDPTGPATGKNHPYRGGAWNHYAVQCRAAKSYEGPPTLRGNNLGFRVALVMKSGP from the coding sequence ATGTTGGTGCTTGGTGAAAACAACGCCCCTGTTCTGAACGACATCGCCTGGTATGGGGGCAACAGCAGTGTCGGTTACAAAGGCGCTGGCTGGACCACTCCCAAATGGCCCAATCAAGCCTACCCAGGAAAAGTCGCCGGGCCTCGTCGTATCGGACAGAAAAAAGCCAATGCCTGGGGTCTGAAAGACATGCTCGGCAACTTGTATGAATGGACCTTGAACTTCACCTATGATTACCCCGATGGCGAACTCGTCATCGATCCCACTGGCCCGGCCACCGGCAAAAACCACCCCTATCGCGGCGGCGCATGGAATCATTACGCCGTGCAATGCCGTGCCGCCAAATCCTACGAAGGACCGCCCACCTTGCGCGGCAACAATCTCGGGTTCCGCGTGGCTCTGGTGATGAAATCAGGGCCGTAG
- a CDS encoding YceI family protein — translation MNSPTHLSGEITAMELHHWLDSGKPLMLINVMGEGCFAETHIPGSARACVYETAFLDQVDQLNPDTGASIVVYGNHSQSLASQVAAEKLLAAGHTHVYDFRGGVDDWIAAGYEIQGEGPKATPPDPLSGTFNLDTDRSVVRWTGRNLLNHHEGTAPLVAGEIEVKSGELVRCHFQVDLRLITCADLTDTSLRTMLIHHLMDADFFDVAKHPTAEFTSTSAKPLSEATPGMPNYELTGDFTLRGQTHSITFPAVIGSSDPNTIAGQAEIDLDRTRWGALYGSGKFFDRLGGHLVNDLIHLHLKIVANLKD, via the coding sequence ATGAACTCACCCACCCATCTCTCCGGCGAAATCACTGCCATGGAACTGCATCATTGGCTCGACAGCGGAAAACCCTTGATGCTGATCAACGTGATGGGGGAGGGGTGTTTTGCCGAAACCCACATTCCAGGTTCTGCGCGCGCATGTGTGTATGAAACAGCCTTCCTTGATCAAGTGGATCAACTCAACCCAGACACCGGAGCCTCCATCGTTGTGTATGGCAACCACTCACAATCCCTTGCCTCCCAAGTGGCCGCAGAAAAACTGCTGGCTGCTGGTCATACTCATGTCTATGATTTCAGGGGCGGCGTGGATGACTGGATTGCCGCCGGGTATGAAATTCAAGGCGAAGGTCCAAAAGCGACCCCTCCCGACCCACTCTCGGGAACCTTCAATCTCGACACAGATCGCAGCGTCGTGCGCTGGACCGGTCGGAATCTTCTCAATCACCATGAAGGCACCGCGCCATTGGTGGCCGGCGAAATCGAAGTGAAATCAGGCGAACTGGTGCGCTGCCACTTTCAGGTCGACCTGCGATTGATTACCTGCGCCGATCTCACCGATACCAGCCTGCGCACCATGCTCATCCACCACCTGATGGACGCCGATTTCTTTGATGTCGCCAAACACCCCACCGCCGAGTTCACCAGCACTTCGGCAAAGCCGTTGAGTGAAGCCACCCCCGGCATGCCCAACTATGAACTGACCGGCGATTTCACCCTGCGCGGCCAAACTCACTCCATCACCTTCCCCGCAGTCATCGGTTCTTCAGATCCGAACACCATCGCTGGCCAGGCCGAGATCGACCTCGACCGCACCCGCTGGGGTGCCCTTTACGGCTCCGGCAAATTCTTCGACCGCCTCGGCGGTCACCTCGTCAATGATCTCATCCACCTCCATTTGAAGATCGTGGCCAACTTGAAAGACTGA
- a CDS encoding AraC family transcriptional regulator, which translates to MSPKQQLIHFLGQQPHEVFKLSGRIDSRRYLPRTFPSELPLILSLQQYPGYQRMVGENWLHWHDYFEFFVALSGNGHFRSGHDLFHFHPGDIVVVDPLKIHGVWEMDAKHTALVVLFPRHLVASDTSGTSLDEAYLAPWEQRSGGRLPLIQHDDPAAANVHSALLAFAQTWFNPSPASDRSLQLKLELLTVLFHLRQAFPLEPSSSVPTADRALQTERLRRALDYLSQHAHEPLTQFDVAKAVGMSTSRFRAFFKATTGWGFAQFVREQRVERAAKLLRESSDSVATIAHLTGFADQSHLLRCFKAKHEVSPLTYRHRHQG; encoded by the coding sequence ATGAGCCCCAAACAGCAGCTGATTCACTTCCTGGGCCAACAGCCTCATGAGGTCTTCAAGCTCAGCGGACGCATCGACAGCCGCCGCTACCTTCCGCGCACCTTTCCCTCCGAACTTCCACTCATTCTCAGCCTTCAACAGTATCCGGGCTACCAGCGCATGGTCGGCGAAAACTGGCTGCACTGGCATGATTACTTCGAGTTCTTTGTCGCTTTGAGCGGCAATGGACATTTTCGCAGCGGACATGACCTGTTCCATTTTCATCCGGGCGACATCGTGGTGGTCGATCCACTCAAAATCCACGGCGTGTGGGAGATGGACGCCAAACACACGGCTCTGGTGGTCCTTTTTCCACGTCACCTTGTCGCGAGCGACACCTCCGGCACCAGTCTCGACGAAGCGTATCTGGCTCCGTGGGAACAGCGCAGTGGGGGAAGGCTGCCTCTCATTCAACACGATGATCCCGCCGCCGCCAACGTTCATTCCGCGCTGCTGGCATTCGCTCAAACTTGGTTCAATCCTTCGCCCGCATCCGACCGATCATTGCAATTGAAACTGGAGCTGCTCACCGTGTTGTTTCATCTGCGTCAGGCGTTTCCGCTCGAACCCTCATCTTCCGTTCCAACAGCGGATCGCGCCTTGCAGACCGAGCGTTTGCGCCGGGCCCTCGACTACCTCTCACAGCATGCCCACGAACCGCTCACCCAGTTCGACGTTGCCAAAGCCGTTGGCATGAGCACCAGTCGTTTCCGCGCCTTTTTCAAGGCCACCACCGGCTGGGGATTTGCCCAGTTCGTGCGCGAACAACGCGTGGAACGCGCCGCCAAACTCCTCCGCGAAAGCAGCGACAGCGTCGCAACCATCGCCCATCTCACCGGCTTCGCAGACCAAAGCCATCTGTTGCGCTGCTTCAAAGCAAAACACGAAGTCTCGCCCCTGACCTACCGCCACCGCCATCAGGGGTAA